In Brachyspira hampsonii, the following are encoded in one genomic region:
- a CDS encoding DnaJ domain-containing protein, which translates to MDKDYYKILDVNIFSSNEKIKRSYRELAMKYHPDRNPGDEEANQRFVDINEAYEILSNKDSRMQYNIKYLSSNKYIIGGLAAAGIGLGLILGRRKK; encoded by the coding sequence ATGGATAAAGATTATTATAAAATACTTGATGTTAATATATTTTCAAGCAATGAAAAAATAAAAAGATCTTATAGGGAATTGGCTATGAAATATCATCCGGATAGAAATCCTGGTGATGAAGAAGCTAATCAAAGATTTGTGGATATAAATGAAGCTTATGAGATTTTATCTAATAAAGACAGCCGCATGCAGTATAATATTAAATATTTATCTTCCAATAAGTATATTATTGGAGGATTGGCTGCGGCAGGCATTGGATTAGGTTTAATATTAGGCAGAAGAAAAAAATGA
- the dnaJ gene encoding molecular chaperone DnaJ → MADKRDYYEVLGVAKTATNDEIKKAYRKLAMQYHPDRNPGNKEAEDKFKEATEAYEILSDEKKRAQYDQFGFQGVHSDFADAYGRGGFDFSSMFGGSGGFGDLDDIFSSFFGGGFSGRSSRSQRRGNDIRHDVTLSLEDAVFGKKMEIKLDKNDTCDVCHGTGAEPGTKTQTCPTCGGSGEVRMAQGFFSVRRTCSKCNGSGSIVTTPCKKCRGTGTVKKNKTISVNIPKGIDDNTQLRVSGEGEAVGGGIAGDLYLYIHVSPHPYFVRDGIDLITEVGINIAQAALGADIYIQTLDKKKVKIKIPAGTNSGQIFKLKGSGATHINRSGRGDLFVVVNIDVSSKLSAEEKRLFNELKKVMPPNDEPALRKPNKTNW, encoded by the coding sequence ATGGCAGATAAAAGAGACTATTACGAAGTATTGGGCGTAGCAAAAACAGCTACTAACGATGAAATAAAAAAAGCATATAGAAAATTAGCTATGCAGTATCACCCAGATAGGAATCCTGGAAATAAAGAAGCTGAAGATAAATTTAAAGAGGCTACAGAGGCTTATGAGATTTTATCTGATGAGAAAAAGCGGGCTCAATATGATCAATTTGGTTTTCAGGGTGTTCATAGTGATTTTGCTGATGCTTATGGCAGAGGCGGTTTTGATTTCTCATCAATGTTTGGAGGTTCAGGCGGATTCGGGGATTTAGATGATATATTTAGTTCCTTTTTCGGAGGCGGATTTTCCGGAAGAAGTTCAAGATCTCAAAGAAGAGGTAATGATATAAGACATGATGTTACTTTATCTTTGGAAGATGCTGTTTTCGGAAAGAAAATGGAAATTAAATTAGATAAAAATGATACCTGCGATGTTTGTCATGGTACAGGAGCTGAACCCGGTACAAAAACACAGACTTGTCCTACTTGCGGAGGAAGCGGCGAGGTTAGAATGGCTCAAGGCTTTTTCAGTGTAAGGAGAACATGCAGTAAATGTAATGGAAGCGGTTCTATAGTAACAACTCCTTGTAAGAAATGCCGAGGAACTGGAACTGTTAAGAAAAATAAAACTATTTCTGTTAATATTCCTAAAGGTATTGATGATAATACTCAGCTTAGGGTAAGCGGAGAAGGCGAGGCTGTAGGAGGCGGAATAGCAGGTGATTTATATCTATATATTCATGTAAGTCCGCATCCTTATTTTGTAAGAGATGGTATAGATTTAATAACAGAAGTAGGAATCAATATTGCACAGGCGGCATTAGGTGCTGATATTTATATACAAACTTTGGATAAAAAGAAAGTGAAAATAAAAATTCCAGCTGGAACTAATAGCGGACAAATATTTAAATTAAAAGGAAGCGGTGCTACTCATATAAACAGATCCGGTAGGGGAGATTTATTTGTTGTAGTGAATATAGATGTTTCATCTAAATTGTCTGCTGAGGAGAAAAGATTATTTAATGAACTTAAAAAGGTTATGCCTCCTAATGATGAGCCTGCTTTAAGAAAACCTAATAAAACTAATTGGTGA